ACCGGACAGGGCAGCGTGCTCGCGAAATATATCTGCCGGGGATTCAAACGCAAAGGCTTCGCCGAATCCGAGACGCCTGGCCACATCGCACACAATCTCCCAATCGTGGCGTGCCGCGCCCGGTTTGGGCAGGAAACTTTTCTGGCGGGAGATGCGGCGCTCGGAGTTGGTGACGGTGCCAGTCTTTTCCCCCCAGGTAGTGGCGGGCAGCAGCAGGTCGGCACAGCGCGCGGTATCGGTATCGCCCACGCAGTCGGACACAATCACCGTGGGGCACTGTTTCAGTGCGGCAGCCACGCGGCGGGCGTTGGGCATACTCACCGCCGGGTTGGTGGCCATGATCCACACCGCCTTGATTTGGCCGCTTTCCACCGCATCAAACAGCTCCACCGCCTTCAGACCGGGGCCCTGTGCCATCTTCGCGGCACTCCAGAACCGGCCGACGCGGTCGATATTGTCCTCGGTGAAGTCCATATGCGCGGCGAGCATATTCGCCAGACCGCCCACTTCGCGACCGCCCATGGCATTGGGCTGGCCGGTGATGGAGAAGGGGCCGCAACCCGGCTTGCCGATGCGTCCGGTAGCCAGGTGGCAATTGATAATGGTGTTGTTTTTGTCGGTGCCGGTACTGGACTGGTTGACACCCTGGGAATAGAAGCTGACCGTCTTCTCGGTTCTACTGTACAGCGCATAGAATTCGAGTAACTGTTCCAGATCGACGCTGCAGTATTTCGCCACCTTCTCCGGTGTCCATTCCGCTGCGGCGTAGAGCGTATCGGCAAAGTTTTCCGTGTGATTGTCGATAAATCGCTGATCAAGCGCACCGGATTCGGTCAGGTAATGCAGTAACCCGTTAAACAGCGCCGCATCACTGCCTGGGGTAATCGCCAGGTGCAGATCCGCCATTTCCGTAGTGACACTGCCGCGCGGGTCGATTACCACCAGCTTGGCCTTGGCTGCCTGCATGCGCTGGAACAGAATCGGATGGGTCCAGGCGGCATTGGAACCGATCAGTACCACCAGCTCCGCCTCGTCCAGATCGTCGTAATTGCAGGGCACCGCGTCCGCGCCAAACGCGCGTTTGTAGGCGGCTACGGCAGAGGACATGCATAGGCGGGAATTGGTATCCACGTTGGCCGTGCCGATAAACCCTTTCATCAGCTTGTTGGCCACGTAATAGTCCTCTGTCAGCAACTGGCCGGACAGGTAAAACGCCACAGAATCCGGTCCGTGCTCATCGATGGTCGCGCGCAGCCTGGACGCGGCAAATTCCATTGCCGTATCCCAGTCACACTCCTCGCCGTGCAACTGTGGCGTTAACAGCCGCCCTTGGTCACCGAGCGTATCCGCCAGGGAAGAGCCCTTGACGCACAGCTTTCCAAAATTTGCTGGATGCTGCGTGTCCCCCTGAATTCGGATGACCTCCTCACCCGTGGCCGGGCTGGACTCCCGCGTCGCCGCCACCCCACACCCCACCCCGCAATAAGGGCAGGTGGTGCAGGACCTGCGGGCGCTGAACAGTTTTGTTAATGCCATCGTCGACTGCTTGTTTATGTGCGTTGGATTAACCGACCTGAATCAAAACATCATCGCCTTCAAAGGCAATGGGAAAGGTATCCAGCTGGATGTCTTCCTCTTCCAGACACTGGCCATCGGTCAGCCGGTAGTGTTGCTTATACAGCGGTGATGCCACGGACAGGTCACCGTTGATTTCTGCAACCAAGCCGCGGCCAATAACGCCGGCATTGGCAATAGGGTCCCAGTTGTCGATGGCGTACAGCTGGGGCTCCTGGTCAGGTAAAAAAAACAGGGCAATCTGACGACCGCCCACAAGAGCGCATACACCGGAATTGGCTACAAGATCTGATCGCTTGCAGACTTGCAGCCATTCGGCGCGGGTTATGGCAACTTCGCTCATTCTGGTTCTCCACTTAGGGATGGAAAGAGTAAGGTGGTAAAGGTTGGTAAATTCGCTATTTGTTCAAGCATCCGAGGCTTGATGTGAAGGTGGAGTGCCGGGTGTAAAGTTTCAGGAGCGTCGCAAACAGGAAGTTTGCGCCGCAACGCCCAGGGATGGGTTTACAGTGGTCCTGAAACTTTACACCCGGTGCTCCACCGCCACCGGGCTAAAAAAGCCCCTAAGCCGGTTCCGCAATCTTGACGATTTCTTCTTCAGTGGCCGGGCGACGTTGCTTGCGCTCTTCCACGAACACGATCTTCTCGTCTTTCTCGTCGGTGTTCACAAACTGGCGGAAGCGCTTCAGCATCTCCGGGTCATTGATTGCGGTTTTCCATTCACACTGGTAGGTGCCAACCACATTGCCCATCTGGCGTTCCAGTTCGTCGCAGATACCAAGCTTGTCCTCGATGACCACCTCACGCAGGTAATCCAGCCCCCCTTCCAGGTTCTCCATCCACACCGACGTACGCTGCAGCTTGTCGGCCGTGCGCACATAGAACATCAACACCCGATCGATATATTTAATCAGAGTCACATCGTCCAGATCTGTTGCAAACAGGTCTGCATGGCGCGGGCGCATACCTCCGTTGCCACAGACGTACAGGTTCCAGCCGTTTTCCGTCGCAATCACCCCGATATCCTTACTCTGTGCCTCTGCACACTCGCGGGTGCAACCGGAAACCGCCATCTTGATCTTGTGTGGCGAACGCAGGCCCTTGTAGCGGTTCTCCACGGTGAGCGCCATGCCCACACTGTCCTGCACCCCGAAGCGACACCAGGTACTGCCGACACAGGACTTCACCGTACGCAAAGACTTTCCGTAAGCGTGGCCCGTCTCAAAGCCCGCATCGGTCAGCTCGCGCCAGATCTCCGGCAGTTCCTCCAAGCGTGCGCCGAACAGGTCGATCCGCTGGCCGCCGGTGATCTTGGTGTACAGGTCATACTTCTTCGCCACCTGCCCGAGAACAATCAGCTTGTCCGGGGTGATTTCACCACCGGCAATACGCGGTACCACGGAATAGGTCCCGTTTTTCTGCATATTCGCCATGAACGTATCGTTGGTATCCTGCAGGCCAACGTGGGGCTTGTTATGGATATGTTCATTCCACAGGGAGGCAAAGATGGATGCCGCCGTCGGCTTACAGATTTCACAGCCCTTGCCGGTGCCATGCCTGTGCAGCAGCTCGTCAAAGGTTTTAATTTCCTCCACCTGCACCATATGGAAAATTTCCTGGCGGGTGTAAGGGAAATGTGGGCACAGATCGTTATTGACTTCCACACCCAGCGCGGCGAGCTCTGTATCCACTACATTTTTCAGCAGCGCCGCACAGCCGCCACAGCCGGTGGATGCCTTGGTGCAGTCCTTGACCTCGCCTAAAGAGCAGCAACCACCCTGAACCGCGCCGACAATATCGCCCTTGCTCACGTTGTGACAGGAGCAGATGGTGGCGGTATCTGGCAGCGCATCGGCCCCCAGTGCCGGTGCTGCGCCGTCCAGAGCCGGCAGGATCAATTGCTCCGGGTGCTCCGGCAGGTCCATATCGTTCAGGTGATATTGCAGCAGGGTGTCGTAATCACCGGTGTCGCCCACCAGTACGGCACCGCGCAGTTTCTTGCCTTCGCGGTCGGTAATCATCCGCTTGTACACGCCGGTCTGCTCGTCCACGAAGGTGATCGCCGCGGAGCCTTCCGCACGGCCATGGGCGTCGCCAATGGAGCCTACTTCCACGCCCAGCAGTTTCAGCTTGGTGCTCATGTCCGCACCGTTGAACTCCGCCGCCTCCCCACACAGCAGGGAAACAGCGGTGCGTGCCATGGTGTAGCCGGGGGCTACCAGACCGAAGATAAAGTTATTGAACAGGGCACACTCACCGATGGCGTAAATGTTCTTATCGGATGTGCGGCAGTGGTTGTCGACCACGATACCGCCGCGCTCACCCAGCTCGATACCGGCGGACTTCGCCAGGCTATCTTCCGGACGGATGCCGGCAGAAAATACGATCAGATCGGTATCCAGGGACTTGTCGCCTTTGAAGTTCATGCGCAGGCGGCGGCCATCGACCTCTTCAATCAGCTCCGTGGCGGTGCTGGTGTGGACGGTTACGCCCAGCGCCTGGATCTTTTCGCGCAGCAGCTTGGAGCCGCCTTCGTCCAGCTGCACGGACATCAGGCCCGGGGCGAACTCCACCACGTGGGCTTCCAGACCCAGCTGCTTGAGTGCGTTGGCCGCTTCCAGGCCCAGCAGGCCACCGCCCACAACCACGCCCACCTTGCCGTCTTTGGCGGCGGCCTGGATGTTGTCGAGGTCTTCAATAGTGCGGTAAACAAAGCACTTGTCGTGCTTGTGGCCGGGAATTGGCGGCACAAAGGGGTAGGAGCCGGTGGCCAGAACCAGGTGGTCGTACGCTGCGGAAGCACCGCTAGCGGAAGTCACGATTTTATTTTCGCGATCAATGCTGACGGCTGCATCGTTCAGGCGCAGATCGTAGCCCCATTCGCGGTACTGCTCCACCTTGCCCATGGCCAGGTCGTCGGCGGTGCGACCGCCGAAGTACTCGGAGAGGTGAACCCGGTCGTAGGCGGGACGGGGTTCGGCGCAGAAAACGAGTACGTCAAACAGTTCCCGTTCGGGACGGTTTGCCAGTTGTTCCAGAAAGTGGTGACCCACCATGCCGTTGCCGATGACGACGATTTTTTGCTTAACCATAATCTCTGCCGTTTGTGCCTGAATCGTTCGACAGAAGTGAAGCGCTGGGGGGAGGGCCTGGGGAGCGAGAGGCTCACGGGCGTCCCCTCTTCTGTCGAAGAGTGTCAGGCGCCGTTGCCTTGCTGAAAGAATTTCGAATTGTGACTATTGGTATTCAATCTCTGTGCCAATTTCTTCCACCGGTAAAAACCCGGTCATCGTACTGTGTTGTTGCGGCTTGGCGATAACCGGGGCATTCGGGATGCAATAAAGTGGTGCGCTGGGTGGGGTTTTGCCTCAAAGCAGTGCGGGTGAAATTTTCTGTGATGCAAGTTCTTATGATGTAGCGACAGGTATGGCGTGACTCTGGGGGGGCAAGTCGTCTGAATAAAGCGCCGCGTTGCCTAAGGTCTTTTATACGGCGCTTACAGGAAATATAAAAGATGCGAAAAAATCGCAAGCGCCGCGACAATTTGCCAGAACAGCAATGGATTGCGCTCCATTAGTGGCGGCTTGTCGGCGGTGTTGAAGCGCTTGTTCGGCGTGCGAAGATCGTGTACGAACTCGGACAGCGCCGGGTAGCGTGTTTTGGGGTCGGGTGCGCAGGCACGGCGCAGGGCGCCGTCGATCCAGTCTGGAATATCATTCCGGTGCTTGCGCGCACTCAGATACTTCAGGCTGGCGTAACTCTTCAATTGATAGTGACTGCTGCCGAAACGTTCCTTATAGGGGTAATGACCGGTCAGTAGCTCATAGGCAATGACCCCGAGAGAAAAAATATCCGATCGGTGGCTGGCCGCATCCCCACAGAAATATTCCGGTGCACAGTAATTTTTGCTGCCCGGTGGCGCGCTGCCTTGGTAGCGCAACAATTCCTCCAAGCCAGCCGCATTGGCGCCGCCCAGGTCGATTAACTTCAGACGGCCGGAAGAATCCAACATGATATTTTCTGGCTTCAGGTCCCCGTGCACGATCTCCAGCCGCTGCAGACGGCGCAGTGCGCTCACCAATTGCTCAATCAGGTTACGTACGTGATTCAGTGGTGGCTCCGGGTTCAGCTGCATCCACTGCCGCAGATTCTGTCCATCTACATACTCCAGGACGTGATAGAGGAACTTGCGTTCCTTGCGTGGCGGAAACACCTTTACAATGGCCGGGTGCTCGAGCCGGCGCCCAGTCCATTCCTCAGCAATGAACCGCTCTATATAGGCTGGGTCATCACTAAAGTTTTCTGACGGTGCTTTCAAAGCGCGCAGCGCGTGGGATGTCATATCCCGCACCAGGTACAAATAGCTGCGGCTGCTCGCATGCAGCTCCTGCAGTACCTCGTAGCCGTCGATCTTGTTGCCCGGCTGCAAAGGTGGCGGAAAGGGCAGCTGGCTCGTCGCCAGTATCACATCCTCCGCCTCCAGTGAGTCCACGACATTCACCCGGCACAACGCCAGGCTCAGATTGTCCTCGCTACCGTTATCCAGCGCAGCCGCCAGCAATGGCTGCGCCGCTTGTAGTTGATGTTCAGTGAGCAGGTGGGCGAACTGCCTGTGGGGCAAGAAGTCGTGAATTCCATCCGTCGTCACACAAAACAGGTCGCCCGGTTCCAGCGACTCCTGCCGGTAATCCACCTCGATATGCGCATCCATGCCCAGCGCCCGGCTTAAGAACGTCCGCCCCGGTCCCAGGGTGCGACTGTGATCCTGTGTCAGGCACTCCAGCTTGCCATCCCGCAACCGGTAAATACGCGAGTCGCCAATATGGATCAGATGCGCCGTGGCTCCCTTCAGCACCACCGCCGAAAAGGTCGTCAGCCAGCCCCGCTGCACCTCATCGGCACCGCCGCTCTGGCGATACAGCCAGCTATTGAGCGCGTGCAAGACCCGCGCAGCCGCCTGCTTCACCGACCAGGAGTCCGGCGTACTGTAATAGTCGGAAATAAACCCGCTCACCGCCGCCCGCGCCGCTGCACCCCCGGCCTCGGCACTGCCAACGCCATCCGCAATCGCCACCAGTGAACCGCGGTAACGCCGATCGCTGCCTGTGGCCCGGTAGACCGCAACCGCGTCGTCGTTGTAAGCGCGCTGGCCGCACTCAGTGGCCGTCGCGAACTCGAGGTTTTCGGAATTGGAAGCCTGTAGGTCGGAATCGGGCACAGTGATGGTTTCGCAGGTGGTGTTCAAATTGGTGCCGGCAATAGTAAGTGATGGAGTGGGCCCGGGAACCTGTTAACGGCTGCCCGGGAATTTAAATTAAGCAACGTCAATCAGAGAAACACTACCATCCGGCATGACCTCTGCCATCTGACCTTCCGGCTCCTCCAGGAACAACAGCGTGACAAAGCCGAGCACCGCAGTGCCGGCAATTACCAGGAAGAAGGTCTCGTACGAAACCATGCTCAATACCGTGAGGTAAAACACCGCGCCTACATTGCCGTAAGCCCCGGTCATTCCCGCAATCTGCCCGGTCAGGCGACGCTTGATCAGTGGTACCACCGCAAATACCGCGCCCTCACCCGACTGCACGAAGAACGAGCATGCCATCGCCGCAGCCACCGCCAGATACAGCGGCCACTCGCTATCGATCATGCTCATGGTCAGGTAACCCAGCGCCAGGCCAGCTGTCAGGATCAGCAATGTGCTCTTGCGCCCGAACCGGTCGCTGATCAGGCCGCCCGCCGGGCGAGACATAAGGTTCATAAACGCATAAGCCGAAGCCAGCAGACCCGCCTTCACCGGATCCAGGGTAAAGGTCTCCGAGAAAAATAGCGGTAACATCGAAATTACCGCAAGTTCAGAGCCAAAGGTCGCGAAGTACAGAATGTTCAAAACCGCCACCTGCTTGAACTTGTAGCGGTGAATCGGCTCTGGCAGCTGCACGAAGAGCTCTTTATTGATGTCGTAACACTTCTTCGCATCAAACACATACAGAGCTGCCAGTGCCACATAAATCACAACCGCCACCGGCTGCGCCAGAATGCCGACTCCATGTGGAGAGAGCTTCCAGGTGAGTAGCGCCAGTGCTGCGTACATCGGCACTTTCATGATCAGCAGCAGGATGAAGTCCGAAGGGCTGGACACTTCCATGCCGCCGATTTTCTTCGGTTTGAAATAGGTTCCGCCCTTGGGGGTGTCGGTTACTGAGCGGTAGTAGATCACACTGTATACCAGCGCAATCACACCGGTGAGACCGATGGCATAACGCCAGCCCTCTTGTCCTGGAGTGTCGCCACCAAACAATAGTGCGATGGTCGGCAGGCTCATGGCCGCGGCCGCGGAACCAAAGTTGCCCCAGCCGCCGTAAATGCCTTCTGCCGTACCCAGTTGTTTGGCCGGAAACCACTCGGACACCATGCGGATACCAATAACAAAGCCTGCACCGATAAAGCCCAGCAGGAAGCGGCCAATGGCGGCGGCGGCAAAGCTGTCTGCCAGTGCGAAGATAAAGCAGGGGATACTGCCGATGGCCAGCAGCAGGGAGTAGGTCAGACGCGGCCCGTATTTATCGGTCAGCATACCGATGATGACACGCGCCGGGATGGTCAGCGTCACGTTCAGAATCAGCAGAGTCTTTACTTGATCGGAGGTGAGTGACAGGCTGTCAGCGATCGACATCAACAGTGGTGCGTGGTTGAACCAGGCAAAGAACGTAATAAAGAACGCGATCCAGGTCAGATGTAGCACCCGGATCTTTCCTTTAAAGGAAAACAGATTTAAAGAATCGCTGGACATACCTTTATCCCGTTAGTCGATGTTCTGAGTCAGCCTGTCGTCATCGTGGCAACCGTCCCAAATTGCGGGCATAAAAAAAGCCCACGGGGCAACCTGGCTGCCGCCGGTGGACTTCGCTGTCCGTATCGCAATGGCAGCCCGGGGTAAACCGGGCTGACCTCACGCGCTGTGTTGCAGTAAGTAATTCAATATTTGTGCCACCCTGCCTGATATTCGTGCATGGATTCAATTCTGGTGCGTGGCAGCGCAAAACTTTGGCGCATCGCGCTGAAAAAGTGGTACTGAGGGGAATCGGAAGGGCGCTGATCGGCCACGGTGATGGTGCGGCGGACTTTTCTGGCGCCCCGTTTTGGGGTGTTTTGGGCCTCCGGTGGGCGGGAGTGCACCGGAGGCGTGCGTGCGCGAGGGGCTGGTTAACGCTCCCGCAGCCCTGTATGCCTAAGTGGCGACACGGATGTGGCGGTGTCGAATGAAGTCCAGGGTCTGCTGGTACAGATCTGCCTGAAATAGTTGTGTGGTATCGGTGTCGACCGGGGCAATGTCATTGCACAGGATTAGCAATTCGCGCGCTTTCTTGTCGGTAGGACGTCCGTGGTCGGACTGGGGGTGGGCGAAGAGGTGCCAGCCGGTGTTTTCCGTGGGTACGCGATCCTGCCGACGCAGTAGTTGGTCGTTCAGCGACAGGGCGATAGTTTCCTCCGGCAGATCCAGGTACTCAGGTCGTGCCAGGATACCCACGGCATCGCGGCGCTGGCTGCGATCGCTCAACCAGCCGCAGGCTTCCAGTAGCGCCGCGCGCAGCGCGAGATGTGTGGCCGGGTTGGTTTGGTGCCAGCTGCGGGTAACCGCCAGCACCTTTTCCGGCATCGCCGGCATCATGGCATTGTTCGGTGTGGCAATCACGCCGATACCCTCCTGCACGGCGATGGTGTTCCAGGGTTCACCTACACAGAAACCGTCGATATCGCCGCGGCGCAAATGATCCACCATCTGTTCCGGTGGCAGAACCAGCAGGCGCACGTCGGTATCCGGGTTGATGCCGGCGCTGCTCAGCCAATGGCGCAGTTGCAGGGTGTGGCTGGAAAAGGGGTAGACGCTGGCAAAGGTCAGTGGGGTTTCGCTTTCGGCGCGAGCGCGGATGAACGCGCTGAGTGCGGCGCCGGTGCCCGCAGCGTCATCGGTTGCCGGTTGAAGACGATCGTAAAGGGTTTTCGAGAGGGTAATGCCATTGCCGTTACAGCTCAGGATCAGGCCACTGAGCAGCTCTTCCTCGCAGTTCGGCAGGGTCTGTTTCAGGGTCAGTGGCATCGGTGCCAGCATGGCGGCGGCATCGGCGGCACCACCGATCAATTTGTCGCGCAATGTAGCCCAGGAGGTTTCCCGCTGCAGCTCGACCTTCAGGCCATAGCGTTCAAACAGGCCCAGTTCGCGGGCAATGATCAGGGGCGCGCTGTCGGTGAGGCGCAGGTATAGGAGTTTCAGGTTAGGCTTTTCGGCTTGCAGGCTGCTCACGGTTGTACTCTCGGTAATCTCAAAGTTTTTGCGCTGGGTTCCGGCACTTT
The nucleotide sequence above comes from Microbulbifer salipaludis. Encoded proteins:
- a CDS encoding nitrate reductase — encoded protein: MALTKLFSARRSCTTCPYCGVGCGVAATRESSPATGEEVIRIQGDTQHPANFGKLCVKGSSLADTLGDQGRLLTPQLHGEECDWDTAMEFAASRLRATIDEHGPDSVAFYLSGQLLTEDYYVANKLMKGFIGTANVDTNSRLCMSSAVAAYKRAFGADAVPCNYDDLDEAELVVLIGSNAAWTHPILFQRMQAAKAKLVVIDPRGSVTTEMADLHLAITPGSDAALFNGLLHYLTESGALDQRFIDNHTENFADTLYAAAEWTPEKVAKYCSVDLEQLLEFYALYSRTEKTVSFYSQGVNQSSTGTDKNNTIINCHLATGRIGKPGCGPFSITGQPNAMGGREVGGLANMLAAHMDFTEDNIDRVGRFWSAAKMAQGPGLKAVELFDAVESGQIKAVWIMATNPAVSMPNARRVAAALKQCPTVIVSDCVGDTDTARCADLLLPATTWGEKTGTVTNSERRISRQKSFLPKPGAARHDWEIVCDVARRLGFGEAFAFESPADIFREHAALSGFENNREQARRAFDISALANISDQEYDFLTPVQWPVNGAHPQGTPRLFGDGDFYTPSGRARFIAVQPQCPKQETRDEYPLILNSGRLRDQWHTMTRTGRARKLLDHSEAPELHVHPQEASKFGIEDAQLVRVASEKGQFFGRARITASQKPGQLFAPIHWSDSLAHNATVSALAIPFTDPVSGQPELKQVAVKLEPLIAHSYACLLLRTKAAEELHSRLQAGDSQLFETILHWYRVPVEGGYRFELALKKQPDWQAVAEKLFNLSGKQLNRKQLQLPSGERWLLHSEHMELLVFTSAAWQTLPDRKTLESALQQPLPDAPATLLHDVPAGAQMVCTCLQVSRKEIEAAIAEGAASVDELSELLGCGTNCGSCKPEISALLNTDLAVTVG
- the nirD gene encoding nitrite reductase small subunit NirD: MSEVAITRAEWLQVCKRSDLVANSGVCALVGGRQIALFFLPDQEPQLYAIDNWDPIANAGVIGRGLVAEINGDLSVASPLYKQHYRLTDGQCLEEEDIQLDTFPIAFEGDDVLIQVG
- the nirB gene encoding nitrite reductase large subunit NirB, producing MVKQKIVVIGNGMVGHHFLEQLANRPERELFDVLVFCAEPRPAYDRVHLSEYFGGRTADDLAMGKVEQYREWGYDLRLNDAAVSIDRENKIVTSASGASAAYDHLVLATGSYPFVPPIPGHKHDKCFVYRTIEDLDNIQAAAKDGKVGVVVGGGLLGLEAANALKQLGLEAHVVEFAPGLMSVQLDEGGSKLLREKIQALGVTVHTSTATELIEEVDGRRLRMNFKGDKSLDTDLIVFSAGIRPEDSLAKSAGIELGERGGIVVDNHCRTSDKNIYAIGECALFNNFIFGLVAPGYTMARTAVSLLCGEAAEFNGADMSTKLKLLGVEVGSIGDAHGRAEGSAAITFVDEQTGVYKRMITDREGKKLRGAVLVGDTGDYDTLLQYHLNDMDLPEHPEQLILPALDGAAPALGADALPDTATICSCHNVSKGDIVGAVQGGCCSLGEVKDCTKASTGCGGCAALLKNVVDTELAALGVEVNNDLCPHFPYTRQEIFHMVQVEEIKTFDELLHRHGTGKGCEICKPTAASIFASLWNEHIHNKPHVGLQDTNDTFMANMQKNGTYSVVPRIAGGEITPDKLIVLGQVAKKYDLYTKITGGQRIDLFGARLEELPEIWRELTDAGFETGHAYGKSLRTVKSCVGSTWCRFGVQDSVGMALTVENRYKGLRSPHKIKMAVSGCTRECAEAQSKDIGVIATENGWNLYVCGNGGMRPRHADLFATDLDDVTLIKYIDRVLMFYVRTADKLQRTSVWMENLEGGLDYLREVVIEDKLGICDELERQMGNVVGTYQCEWKTAINDPEMLKRFRQFVNTDEKDEKIVFVEERKQRRPATEEEIVKIAEPA
- a CDS encoding protein kinase domain-containing protein codes for the protein MPDSDLQASNSENLEFATATECGQRAYNDDAVAVYRATGSDRRYRGSLVAIADGVGSAEAGGAAARAAVSGFISDYYSTPDSWSVKQAAARVLHALNSWLYRQSGGADEVQRGWLTTFSAVVLKGATAHLIHIGDSRIYRLRDGKLECLTQDHSRTLGPGRTFLSRALGMDAHIEVDYRQESLEPGDLFCVTTDGIHDFLPHRQFAHLLTEHQLQAAQPLLAAALDNGSEDNLSLALCRVNVVDSLEAEDVILATSQLPFPPPLQPGNKIDGYEVLQELHASSRSYLYLVRDMTSHALRALKAPSENFSDDPAYIERFIAEEWTGRRLEHPAIVKVFPPRKERKFLYHVLEYVDGQNLRQWMQLNPEPPLNHVRNLIEQLVSALRRLQRLEIVHGDLKPENIMLDSSGRLKLIDLGGANAAGLEELLRYQGSAPPGSKNYCAPEYFCGDAASHRSDIFSLGVIAYELLTGHYPYKERFGSSHYQLKSYASLKYLSARKHRNDIPDWIDGALRRACAPDPKTRYPALSEFVHDLRTPNKRFNTADKPPLMERNPLLFWQIVAALAIFSHLLYFL
- a CDS encoding NarK family nitrate/nitrite MFS transporter, giving the protein MSSDSLNLFSFKGKIRVLHLTWIAFFITFFAWFNHAPLLMSIADSLSLTSDQVKTLLILNVTLTIPARVIIGMLTDKYGPRLTYSLLLAIGSIPCFIFALADSFAAAAIGRFLLGFIGAGFVIGIRMVSEWFPAKQLGTAEGIYGGWGNFGSAAAAMSLPTIALLFGGDTPGQEGWRYAIGLTGVIALVYSVIYYRSVTDTPKGGTYFKPKKIGGMEVSSPSDFILLLIMKVPMYAALALLTWKLSPHGVGILAQPVAVVIYVALAALYVFDAKKCYDINKELFVQLPEPIHRYKFKQVAVLNILYFATFGSELAVISMLPLFFSETFTLDPVKAGLLASAYAFMNLMSRPAGGLISDRFGRKSTLLILTAGLALGYLTMSMIDSEWPLYLAVAAAMACSFFVQSGEGAVFAVVPLIKRRLTGQIAGMTGAYGNVGAVFYLTVLSMVSYETFFLVIAGTAVLGFVTLLFLEEPEGQMAEVMPDGSVSLIDVA
- a CDS encoding CmpA/NrtA family ABC transporter substrate-binding protein — translated: MSSLQAEKPNLKLLYLRLTDSAPLIIARELGLFERYGLKVELQRETSWATLRDKLIGGAADAAAMLAPMPLTLKQTLPNCEEELLSGLILSCNGNGITLSKTLYDRLQPATDDAAGTGAALSAFIRARAESETPLTFASVYPFSSHTLQLRHWLSSAGINPDTDVRLLVLPPEQMVDHLRRGDIDGFCVGEPWNTIAVQEGIGVIATPNNAMMPAMPEKVLAVTRSWHQTNPATHLALRAALLEACGWLSDRSQRRDAVGILARPEYLDLPEETIALSLNDQLLRRQDRVPTENTGWHLFAHPQSDHGRPTDKKARELLILCNDIAPVDTDTTQLFQADLYQQTLDFIRHRHIRVAT